ccaaagaagatcTTATAGATTAAGGAGTTTCCAAGTATAAGGAAGAATCGTCCTAAACTAGGACAGAGAAAAGATTAAATATCTTGGGAAAATTAAATAGAAACCTTATGGTTAGGTGCCTTAGGAAAATCATTACTTACTGTTGTGTAAGGgggtatgggggaaaaaaagctggtggcagctgtccaaaccaGGACTCAGGCTGCCAGCTGCTCATCCTTAAATGGGTTAGAAAATCTAATTACTAAgtatactgcacatgtgtgaattaCCATGCCTATCTTGTTGATTTATGCTACTATTTGTTCCGTTTGTTTGTGGGTGGGTAAATAAAGTTTgggattgagaaaaaaaaataaaataaataataaagtaattacaAATAAAGATACGTGAGCATGGGCTCGGGTCGTGTACACGGGCTTAACACGGGCGCGATTATATGAATAATTAGATAGTGATGCTAGTGTAGGACCCGCCTATTGCTGAGTGGGGCCCTAATGGTGACGTCAAACCTCTGATGGCTTCACCCGCTATAGCATCAGAGGCAGAGCTCCGAATCGGCGGGTCCTGATCAGCCCAGCACGGTTGATCAAATGGGGGGTAGGGAAGGATGAACCGGCTCTCTCTGAATTTTAGAGAGACCGCGTCCTTTATAGCACCCACTATGGGGTGCCCCCGTAAGGCATTAGTAGGGGAGGCTATTTATATGTGAaaaactatgtaataaaaaaacaaaaaatataaagaagcaaaAATGATTATCCTCAACTtataaaatgaattagaaaaagttatttaaatgggttaaatgtgtatatatgtatgtctatattataatagaaaaatgatgTGTTATTAGAGGTgttaacaatgtaaataaataaataaataaataaaaataataatgccaaAATTTTTTATGAGTTAGTTGGATGGTTATATAGGAAGTAAGTCAAGCTGAAATAGAATGGACCTATACTATAAATACTCATTATGGaaattgcatttgaaaaaatagattaaaataattattaacactgtacatacacatgatacattacattatattagaAGGGTTAAGGGTGAAAAATGGGTACGAATACAACTACATATATGACATGTCAAAATTGGGTACCATATTAGTATAGTTACCAGTATACATTAATATATGAATCATAGCTAGTGAATTCTTAAGTCCATAGATATCATAAGTTAATACCTCTTTGCATATAACACCTCAAGGAGGTGTTATATGCAATGCTTGTTACACTTACcacatttacaaatacttttaacAATTTAAGGAATTTAAATGTAAGAGAACTTCAACAATGTATTTAGGATATATCTCCCAGATGTTGCTCACCTTCCTTGGTAGCTCCTCCTACCACTAAAAACTGCAATTACCAACTGGCAAAATGACAGCTGCACATTGCTTTTCATTATGCAGTACAAGTAGTTATTAAAATGCAGATAACCTTTTTCTCTTTACTTGAGTAATATAATAATGTGTCTTTGCATTgaattacctattttatttataaatgcagacTAAAGGCATGACTTGTAATCtacatttaacattaaataaaccTTACAAGtactttttaaatgatgaagatgaaatgtattttttttacccttttaataACCATTGTTCAATCCTAATTAGATCTGGGCAAGTCTGTCTTCCCCTTTTTCCCTTAGCAATTTTTGCCTGTTTTGGCTGatattgttatttctatttttcttaattattatttatttccttttttttcattttcattttgtttctcaTGTGTTGCATAGACGAGtgcaacattttcaaataattttgccaTGCTGTGTACtatcttttactttttatctttaacAACAACAAAGGtattgctaaataaacagctctaaaaggaatgtaaaatgtGGTCCTAATAGGCTATTCAGGTGTGAGAGATAAAATAGGTAATGACCTATAAAAATcgttttatataaatacataagtgCATTAAATAATGCTATGTGACTATTTCAGGAATGGGAAATTTACAGAtgggaataataaaaacaaagtgttCTGTTGATTGATGTTTGTGTGAAATGTTAATGTTTAGAAAGACATATGTAGGATAACCCTGATTGTTTTGCTTGTTTCACAGGCTATTCCAGTCTGTTTGCTGAAGTACACTGATAGAGACTCTCGAACAGCAAACACAACTATATCCAAGCATTAAAGTGCTGCCAGTTTTCCTTACCATAACAGACTTATCTAttggtattctttgtaaagtgcttcctttgaaatatttctaattttttttttctgtgccaaaTTAACAATCATTTGTTGGTTTTCTTGGGTTGCCATGTTTTAATTAGAATATATGTTGTGCTTTTTGGGGAATGTGATGGTTGGTCACATATACAGTGTACAATCTTGTTCAGAATGTAttgataaaagtgaaataaacacATTAATTTATCTGTTTTCTCAAAAGAAATCTTAaggtaaaaatggtaaataaataaaagtgtgtgtAAGCTCTAATTTGTCCCTGTACCATTGTAAGTGTtttgttatacaggtagtccacgaTTTAAGgccatccgacatatggacgagttctagatatgaacggggcttccctgcttgctcgtgtgcaggacagacacttcatggggggaggggcggtttgcatgacttgcagaagaaatcttttgctaaacacagctgaggtggTGGGTgttcttaaggactgagctcttctgcaataTCATGTAACTCTGTAATGATTAAGACAAACTCAGTtgtctgcagtttctttttttatatcaaagcacaacttgctttgtttttttctttgtttttgattaactcacagtgaggattttatacattaactgacaccacgctgcctaataatatgttgagacaaacatctgtcctaattgcatttattaaaataatgtacctgtttcgacctacatacaaattcaacttaagaacaacttacagtccctatcttatatgtcacccagagactacctgtatctgCTCATTGAGTGCAAATGAACACCTGTTGATCATATCAGAATTTCAGGGCAGCCCTATGTCCTGTATGTGTTTTGTGTGCTTTTTCAAAGAGCTTAATTAGCAGTCACAGTATTGGGACTATAGAATGATTAGCTTTATTGTGGGGATGGGAGCAGGGGAGGACATAGGGAGGTCCACAGTGTCATTTTGGCACAGGGGCCctctgttggctatgtccaccactggatGAGTAGGTGGATTTGAGCAGTTTGGCAGGAGAAATCTGGACAAATCTGGACACTCAGTTgacaaaaatgctgtgtgttttaGCCCACAAGATTTAGGAACTGAGTAAATCAGACAAATCAATATGATAACTGTCACAATTGTTATTGTTTGTAGGTCAGGTCTCAACCAAACTTCCTAGCCTTCAAATAGCTAGTGTTAGAATGGCAACTTCAGACCTAAATAGAGGCTAAGAGCACTGTCCTTTAATGATCCAAGGGTTTGgtcccacattaaaaaaaaaacagtgacctGCTCTTTGCTAAGTTAATATATGTTTCAGTGGTGGAATAAAGTAGCATTGATAACAATTAGGTAGCgttcagtttttaaataaaaagaacatacaatAATCCTTAATCTCCGATGGATCTTTGtatatcttttacatttacatgtcttATGAGTACAACTGTTTATAAccatatattttttgcaaagtaggTATGGCATGTAGTACTGACATTGAAAAGGCAAATCTAATTAGCGTATGTATCATATGTTGTTTAGAATGTAGTAGATAAATTCAGCAAACTACGAATGCTTGtgaatacattattattgttttggCCATATGACCTTCTGTAGCTATAATGAGATCGAACGGTAACCTTTGCagatgttgatgttttttttttatagatgtacAGCAGACATTTCTAATAGATAGAACACCTTATAATACCAATGAAGTTGTTGTGGATAAAGTCTTCAGTAGCATAGCCTTCATAGTAGTATTGCTATAAAACTGTGTTTGCCAGCCTTGCTAAGTAAATCCTAGTTAATACCATGTTAAAACCCACAATGAAGAATAAATTATTCTGCTATGCAGCAAATTTCAAGTTCCAAGTAGTTAGGTAATTGTTTAGCTCTAATACAGCAAAGGACAGCACCAAGGCTGCAGAATCAGAGAGTAGGGTAAGCTTTACTAATTATGTATTATCCCCTAGGCAGAATGGGCACTTAACTCCTGCATTGGGGAAGGAGACCCACTGCAAGGattttttgtacaaaacaaatatgCCCAGTATTCTCAGGtttaagataatttaaaaaaaagtacaggaaCAAAGTAGATTGCCAAATGTAAATCTATAAAAGTTTGGTTTTTCTTGTTCAATTTATGTCTCTGATTCTAACCAATGTTAATGCTTTAATGATCATATCTTTATTAGTAGTCCCACTAGTTTCATCTCTTCACTGGCTTAACCAGAGATAATCTAATAAAACCTTTAAGAGTTTGGTTCTCATTTGTTTTACCCAGCATTgacacatttttcagtttaataaTTACTCTATATGGTTTTTTTATAAGTTATATTTcaacttaaagctaaactaaacctcAAATATGTGTTCATCTTGCTAAAAAATGATGTGTCCTTGTTACTTCTCATGTGCTGgcctgaaaacaaaataaatattattttgatacCTACTAATTAATCCCATCACCTAATGAAGATAAATGCTAAATGACATCACCCATGCCTAAGGTGAACAGGCTGGTGTAAGGTATTTTTTTGGAAGGAAATTttctacttacttttttttttttggccactgaaaagaatgcccccttacagtggtAACTAGAATACTACCTTTACAtacaaaaacctgcagttaggttaattgactcccccctccccccccccaaaaaaaatgaccttagactttaataaaacatatgactgaggtagggacattagattgtgagccacttcgagggacagctagtgacatgactacagactctgtacagtgctgcgtaatatgatggggctatataaatactgtgtaataataataaaaagagaagtcAATTGTTCAGAGTTCATTGAACCCATAGCAACTTGTAGAGGAACCCTGGGGTAATACTGAACCTTGCTTGTGAATGACTGATATAGGGCTTAATTGTTTTCAAACTGCAAGGTATACTTTaaccatttattttctgtttattgtttttcataaCCTGTGTTTTCTGGGATGTATTCTTTGCTTGCATACATTGTGCTCAAAATGTTGTCCTTCTATTTCATTTCACAACACTGATAtgtattattaacaataacaatagtaAATGTAACAATAGTATAACAGATACAATAACAACATATTAAATCGATTTgctaaagaataatatatattctgttttttattgtaaagtttatgTTAGTTGAGAAATATACTGACACTGCAGCACAATGTAACTCAATCAAAAGTGTGGTCTCAGACATGAAATATTCTATGTAATGGATGCCAATAAATATCTGGCTGCTAGGTGCCTTCCTCCGATCACTGACAAAACCTATTTTTGTCTGGGTCCTTGTTTTCAGGATTATAGGTTGCTTTGGAGAAGCAAAGTGCAGCTTTCCTGTCACACTCACAAATGTGCATTTCACATGGGTTGTTATCATCtgtataggagaaaaaaaaattgttaaaccaTAATAACTTCTTCATCAGTATTCTACTCAAGTGGCCCCAAATTAAGGATTATTAATCATGTGTAGCCCTGCACTAACTTTATTGTCACTTTCAACATATTTCAACAGCACCTCTAAAAGCCTTAGGCCCTAATCTACTAATTAATAAAAACTAATCagtttactttgtattttaatgtatgttttgttttggtgTAGTATAATATGACTCATATTTAAAGctaacaatctttttttccccacactTACAGTGAGTTGTCTCCTGTTGTAAAAGGGAATAGTCTTAATCAACTACAGACTTGACCTTACACAGAAGGAGCATTGGAAGCTGCAGAATGGTATACTGTATCCATCTAATTTCATGTCAGATGGACTACAATCATCACCTAGCTCTTGTTGTCCATGGCCCTCccctttttgtaatatttgatttccttttttttagtcaTCTAGTCTTTGTATCATGTGTGGGCTTTACCAAGGCCAGACTGTATGCGCATTTGTCTACACCTGCATACTAAAACATGTATCCTAGTTTATAGGAATCTATCAATTATGGGTTCATGGGTTCAAGACTAAGCAATGGAATTTTAGCTTGGATATGTTTCATTTTAGCGGATAGTAATTCATATTTTGGTGTTAAACCTCCTGTATTATGTAGTGATACcgtatttctaatatttattatttctcctGTTCTGCACATATGCacaaagtatgttttttaattgtatgaaAAACATATTATGAAAGTTTAAAACTTACTTTTGCAGGTCACAATGTTATTTTCACAACTGTAAGAGTAGAACTCTGTGTACGGATTATCAAATATGGGGGTGCAGTTTGCAATTGATTTGTATTCACCATAGCAGTTATCATGAATCTGACAGCATCTGCACACAAAAAGAGAGATTGTTGTAAAGTTTCCTAAAATCTACACGAGATTTCAGTTTCAATCTGACATAATCATGGATAGTGGTGGTCTAATAGTTCTGATGAGAGGCGATTTCGACTTAGATTTTAGCTTTTCTGATCTTGGAACTGAACCACAAATTTGAGCAATTACAGATAGGATTTTATGTTCAGATATGCTatccttggaaaaaaaagtgcctCTGCTTAAAATCATTCATATCCTGCATCATGACAAAAGTGCTCACACTTAGAATTATTCAATGATAGGCTGTCATATTGGCTCATCCATTTTCATCTTTTACAGAGGCCAATACCATCAGTACAACCCCCTATAATAAAGTAACagtcaaaaatataatatattaacagaTAGCgtgtttaatgtacagaactgcgcaacatgttggtgctatataaatacagtttaataaaaataataatagccccctaaaatataataacaaattctGTCTGTTATTGCTGTGATTCACTTGCTTAAGTTCCAGCTACAGTCATAGCTAAAAATAATGTTACCCTTGCATTTAgtaaatgcaccacttctcccagaaaattctTGCAATTACAAATGTGTTGGTACTATGGACGAAATACCTGATGttaattgctttctgtaacaatcaatgagac
The genomic region above belongs to Pyxicephalus adspersus chromosome 9, UCB_Pads_2.0, whole genome shotgun sequence and contains:
- the PLA2G1B gene encoding phospholipase A2; this encodes MRPYVLLTLLLAVTITSGRPQSRNLLQFRKIIKCTIPNSKPLDDYNGYGCYCGFGGSGTPVDDLDRCCQIHDNCYGEYKSIANCTPIFDNPYTEFYSYSCENNIVTCKNDNNPCEMHICECDRKAALCFSKATYNPENKDPDKNRFCQ